One genomic segment of Mangifera indica cultivar Alphonso chromosome 6, CATAS_Mindica_2.1, whole genome shotgun sequence includes these proteins:
- the LOC123219381 gene encoding putative disease resistance protein RGA4, giving the protein MADAIVNLALEQLVQITAKKITEGVRLVGNVENEVEKLRSNLEAIQAVLLDAEERQMKGDRAVRRWLDQLKDTSYDMEDVLDEWNTEIMKLQVEGDLKDAPAPKQKVPSFFLCSCFGIKQVVLRRDIAQKIKELNKKLDIIAKEKDTYNFKEMKSIEAPERVQTTSLVDVAEIYGREFEKNSLVSKLLDDGNEKQKDLLVISVIGIGGIGKTTLTQLVYNNDMVKSHFDTRVWVCVSDRFDEFRVAKAIIEGLKCRTDNLVELESLLQCIYQCISGKKFLLILDDVWSEDYDKWKQFYYCLKNGSHGSKVLITTRKYTVASIMGSVDPIIMEKLSEEECWLLFRQFALFGRPPKECEKLEEIGREIVAKCKGLPLAAKTLGSLLRFKRTRDEWQRILDSKIWKLEEIKKDLFLPLMLSYNDLSSVIKQCFSYCAIFPKDHNIKKDHLIKLWMAQGHLGLDNDTEMEVIGQEYFDYLTSRSFFQEFQKDKDGNIISCKMHDIVHDFAQFLNKNEYCTAEINEGSEELVINTSNEKVRHSMLMLYNMATFPIPLCSIKSLRSLFIVCKGFKYMKPNDDLPNLFGELTCLRALDISPRLGPSNLITVIPKEVKKLIHLKYLNLSGLDVKKLPETLCELYNLQTLDISLCFMLKELPQEMGKLINLRHLINLETGSLSYMPKGIEKLTCLRTLSEFIENSNSSDGGKACSTLACLKDLKHLGGQLYIRGLGNVTNVSEVKRMQILSKKKNLFYLKLHFDKDGERERKNDDDELLLEALQPHPNLEELDVTGYRGSTFCSDWIMSLTRLRVLRLYSCKNCMHLSPLGKLPSLESLIIEGMNVKKIVTGIESDGEFSSSTSVILFPKLKVLQFWFVSEWEECEYANTILPCLDTLSINCCGKLRALPDAILQGAKNLQHLDIYQSYSLKERYRNGTGEDWQKISHIPNIKFTDSYLQRDPLPLR; this is encoded by the coding sequence ATGGCTGATGCAATTGTTAATCTTGCCTTGGAGCAGCTGGTTCAAATCACTGCTAAAAAGATAACGGAAGGGGTGAGGCTTGTTGGTAATGTCGAAAATGAAGTAGAAAAACTTCGGAGTAATCTTGAAGCCATTCAAGCTGTGCTACTGGATGCAGAGGAGAGGCAAATGAAAGGCGACAGAGCTGTGAGACGTTGGTTAGATCAGCTCAAAGACACATCCTACGACATGGAAGATGTGTTGGATGAGTGGAATACTGAAATCATGAAGTTGCAGGTTGAAGGAGATCTTAAAGATGCTCCTGCTCCTAAGCAGAAGGTGCCTTCCTTCTTCCTCTGTTCTTGCTTTGGTATCAAACAAGTTGTTTTGCGTCGTGATATAGcacaaaagataaaagaattaaataaaaaactagaTATTATTGCTAAAGAAAAAGATACATACAATTTCAAGGAAATGAAGAGTATTGAAGCACCCGAACGAGTTCAAACTACATCTTTAGTTGATGTGGCTGAAATATATGGTCGAGAATTTGAGAAGAATTCTTTGGTGAGTAAGTTGTTAGATGACggaaatgaaaaacaaaaagaccTTCTTGTTATCTCAGTTATAGGGATAGGAGGAATTGGAAAAACAACACTTACACAACTAGTTTACAATAATGACATGGTCAAAAGTCATTTTGACACAAGAGTTTGGGTGTGTGTATCAGATCGTTTTGATGAGTTTAGGGTTGCCAAAGCAATCATTGAAGGATTAAAATGTCGTACCGATAATTTAGTCGAACTGGAGTCTCTTTTGCAATGTATTTATCAATGTATTTCTGGCAaaaaatttcttcttattttagaTGATGTGTGGTCAGAAGATTACGATAAATggaaacaattttattattgtctaAAGAATGGCTCCCATGGTAGTAAAGTTTTGATTACAACAAGGAAATATACAGTTGCATCTATTATGGGATCAGTTGATCCTATTATTATGGAGAAATTATCTGAAGAGGAATGTTGGTTGTTGTTTAGACAATTTGCACTTTTTGGTAGGCCTCCTAAAGAGTGTGAAAAATTAGAGGAAATTGGAAGAGAAATTGTTGCAAAGTGCAAGGGCTTACCGCTTGCTGCAAAAACTCTTGGCAGTCTCTTGCGATTTAAGAGAACTAGAGATGAATGGCAACGAATTTTAGATAGTAAAATTTGGAAACTAGAAGAGATTAAGAAAGATCTTTTCTTACCTTTGATGTTGAGTTATAATGATTTGTCATCCGTGATAAAACAATGTTTTTCATATTGTGCTATCTTTCCAAAAGATCATAATATAAAGAAGGATCACTTGATCAAATTATGGATGGCTCAAGGTCATCTTGGGTTGGACAATGATACAGAGATGGAGGTAATAGGCCAAgagtattttgattatttaacaTCACGATCATTCTTCCAAGAGTTTCAAAAAGACAAAGATGGGAATATCATAAGCTGCAAGATGCATGATATAGTTCATGACTTTGCTCAATTTCTTAATAAGAACGAATATTGTACTGCAGAAATCAATGAGGGCAGTGAAGAGCTAGTCATAAACACTTCGAATGAGAAAGTCCGACATTCGATGTTAATGCTTTACAACATGGCTACCTTTCCCATCCCCCTTTGCAGCATCAAAAGTTTGCGGAGTCTCTTCATTGTTTGTAAAGGTTTCAAGTATATGAAGCCTAATGATGATCTACCAAATCTCTTTGGTGAATTGACATGTTTAAGGGCATTAGACATTAGTCCAAGATTGGGACCATCAAATTTGATTACAGTGATTccaaaagaagtaaaaaaattgatacatttgaaATATCTGAATTTGTCTGGATTGGATGTGAAAAAACTTCCAGAAACTTTATGTGAGTTATACAATCTACAAACTTTAGATATTTCTTTGTGTTTTATGCTTAAAGAACTGCCTCAAGAGATGGGGAAGTTGATAAACTTGAGGCATTTGATTAATCTTGAAACAGGATCATTAAGTTACATGCCCAAGGGAATTGAGAAATTAACTTGTCTCCGAACATTGAGTGAATTTATCGAAAATAGCAACAGCAGTGATGGTGGTAAAGCATGTAGTACGCTTGCATGCCTGAAAGATTTGAAACATTTAGGAGGACAACTTTATATTAGAGGGCTAGGAAATGTGACCAATGTGAGTGAGGTTAAGAGAATGCAAATTCTTAGCAAGAAGAAAAACCTCTTCTATTTAAAGCTACATTTCGATAAAGATGGAGAAAGAGAGAggaaaaatgatgatgatgagttacTTCTCGAGGCTTTGCAACCGCATCCAAATTTGGAGGAGCTAGATGTAACAGGTTACAGAGGTAGCACTTTTTGTTCTGATTGGATCATGTCATTAACCAGGCTGAGGGTATTGCGTCTCTACAGTTGCAAAAATTGTATGCATTTGTCTCCCTTGGGAAAATTGCCATCACTTGAATCACTAATCATAGAGGGAATGAATGTGAAAAAAATAGTTACGGGGATCGAAAGCGATGGTGAATTTTCATCATCTACATCAGTTATTCTCTTTCCCAAGTTGAAAGTTCTTCAATTCTGGTTTGTTTCCGAATGGGAAGAGTGTGAATACGCGAATACAATCTTGCCATGCCTTGATACTTTGTCAATCAATTGCTGTGGAAAATTACGTGCACTGCCTGATGCCATTCTCCAGGGGGCGAAAAATCTACAACATTTGGACATTTATCAAAGTTATTCTTTGAAAGAACGATACAGAAATGGAACAGGAGAGGACTGGCAAAAGATCTCCCACATTCCCAATATCAAATTCACTGATTCATATCTTCAAAGAGACCCACTCCCACTCCGTTGA